A region of the Arachis hypogaea cultivar Tifrunner chromosome 15, arahy.Tifrunner.gnm2.J5K5, whole genome shotgun sequence genome:
CTCATGCAACAAAATTTTCTACGTTTGCAAGTGCTTATGGTATTGTTTTGGAATATTTTTCAGCTCTTTACTACCGTTACGGTGGATGAGCCTTCACCTGGACTCAAGACAatttttagctttatttttccgGATCAAAAATCTGGCAAGGTACTGAAAACTTTCCTATATGTCCTACTTTGTGAATGCTTACTAGTTATTTACCATATAGTTACAATAAATGAGGATTTTTATTCTCTCTTGGATATTTAAAAAGGTGGAACTCCAGTACCAGCATGAGCATGCTGGAATTAGCACTAGCCTTGGATTGACGGCAAAACCCATCGTTAACTTCTCTGGTGTTGTTGGAAATAATCTTGTCACTCTTGGGACAGATGTTTCATTTGATACTGCATCTGGCAACTTAACCAAGTATAATGCAGGGTTGAGCCTCACCCATTCTGACCTGATTGCATCTTTGAGTCTGTGAGTACCTATGCCTGCCAAATTTCatgattatcttttatttttattcctcttCTATTTTATGTTCTTTGGTTAATAAATGCAGGAATGATAAAGGAGACACTCTCATTGCCTCCTATCACCAGAATGTAAATATACTGACAAACACTGCTGTTGCTGCTGAGTTTTCTCATAGCTTTTCCAGCCATGAAAACAAACTCACTATCGGAACACAACATGCACTCGACCCCTTAACCTTGATCAAAGCTCGTGTCAACAACCATGGCAGGGCAACTGCTCACATCCAGCATGATTTGTCCATAAGAACCCGTTTCTCCATTACTGCTGAAGTCGACACTGGTGCCATTGACAAGAGTGCAAAGATTGGCCTTGCTTTGGCCCTGAAGCCTTAAAGTCAGTTATTTGTGAGTGAAATGCCATGCCCTAGTTAGCTGTAGGTTTTTCGCTTCAGATTCCAGTTGGAGCAACCTTTGGTAGGTTATTTTTTGAGCTACCTTTTGGAAGCCAAATAATTGGCA
Encoded here:
- the LOC112750204 gene encoding mitochondrial outer membrane protein porin of 36 kDa, whose protein sequence is MVKGPGFYSDIGKKARDLLYKDYQNDRKFTLTTYTTSGVEITSTGLKKGNVYLADVATKLKNKNITTDVKVDSNSNLFTTVTVDEPSPGLKTIFSFIFPDQKSGKVELQYQHEHAGISTSLGLTAKPIVNFSGVVGNNLVTLGTDVSFDTASGNLTKYNAGLSLTHSDLIASLSLNDKGDTLIASYHQNVNILTNTAVAAEFSHSFSSHENKLTIGTQHALDPLTLIKARVNNHGRATAHIQHDLSIRTRFSITAEVDTGAIDKSAKIGLALALKP